CTGGGCGCAGCGGCCCAGCACGCCGTGGCTCAGGGTCTTGAGCGCGGAAAAGTCGCCCGTGCTCAGGGAAAGGAAGGAGATCTCGTCAAAGCCCGTCTTTTTCAGGCAGTCGTCCAGCAGGCCGGTGATGGTGTCCAGAGACCGCTCACGCACGGGACGGTAGACCATGCCCGCATGGCAGAAGCGGCAGCCGCGGGTACAGCCGCGGGCGATCTCCAGCGACAGGCGGTTGTGCACCGCGCCGATGGGCACCACCTGGCTGGTGGGGTAGGCCACCTTGTCGAAATCGGCCACGATGCGGCGCGCGGGCCTGGCGTGGTCGGCAAAGCGGGGCTGCAGACGGCCTTCCGCATCGGGCGTGAAGAAAGAGGGGATGTAGACGCCGGGGATGTGGCGGGCCTCTTCCAGGCAACGGTCACGCGTCCAGCCTTCGTCCAGGGCCTGTTCCAGCAGGCGCAGCACGTCGGGCAGGGATTCCTCGCCGTCGCCCAGCACCATCAGGTCGATGAAGGGGGCCAGCGGTTCGGCGCTCAGCAGGGCGCCGCCACCGGCGATGACCAGCGGGCACCGGCGCAGGTCCTGCGGCCTGTCGGCCGTGCGCAGGGGGATGTTGCCCAGCTCCAGCATGTAGAGCACGTTGGTGTAGCACAGCTCATGGGTGATGGAAAAGGAAAGGCAGTGCAGGTCGCGCAGGGGCGTGCCGGATTCCAGCGTGCCCAGCGGGCAGCCGTGTTGCCGCAGGATGTCGCCCGCTTCGCGTTCCGGGGCCATGACCCGCTCGGCCCACCAGGAGGCGTGGCTGTTGACGATACCGTAAAGGATCTTCTGCCCAAGATAGGACATGCCCACTTCGTAGGTATCGGGAAAGGCCAGGCCCACACGCAGGCGAACCTGGGCAGGGTCTTTGTGGCAGGCGCCCTCTTCGATGCCGGCATAGCGGCTGGGGCGGGGCAGAATGGGGAGCAGTGCGCGCATAAACATCCCTGTTGGCTGGATACAAAAAAGGGCGGCAGATGCCGCCCCGGAAACCTGATGGAAAACGGGCTACTTGATGAGGCCGCTGCCGGGCTGCACGGAAGGCCCGAAGCTCAGCTTGCCCAGGCCGCCGGCCACGGTGAGGTTGGTGCAGGCCTCGATGTACTTGTCCTGCAGTTCCTTGGGGGTGTCGGCGTAGCGGTACAGGAAGTGACGGCCTTCCAGGGTACCGGTGAAGTTGGGCTCGAAAGGATAGCCGTAAGGCAGGAGCATCATCTGCATGCCCTGCTGGGTGGGGATGCTCTGCAGGCTGGCCACTTCGTTGAGGCAGTCTTTTTCGGCGTCGTACTTGCCGATGACCATCTCACCGGTCACCAGCTTCATGAGGCGGATATCGTAAGCCATAATGTCTCCTCGCCGGCATGGGGCCGTCGGGCGGCCGGACATGCGGAAGTCTCTGAATTTTGCTCCAAATAGGTAGGCGCTGAAAGGCCGGGTGTCAAGAAAATTTCTGTTGCCTTGCGCCCTGAAGTGGCTAGACTGCTGCGCATGGAACACAGCAAGAAATTCGACCTCAGCATCTCGGCGGCGGACCTGGAGCGCATCGAACAGATCCTGGACTACCATTTTTCACGCCCGGAACGGGTGGCCCTGGCCCTGACCCACAGCTCGTGGGCCAATGAACACGGCCTGGGGCAGGCGCATAACGAGCGTCTGGAGTTCCTGGGCGATGCCGTCCTTGAACTGTGCATCTCGTGGGAGCTGTTCACGCGCTTCCCGCAGGCCCGCGAAGGCGACATGACCCGTGTGCGCTCCCAGCTGGTGGGCACCACCAGCCTGGCCCAGCGGGCCCGGGAAACGGGCATCGACCAGCTGCTGCGTCTGGGGCGCGGCGAGGAACAGCAGGGCGGCCGCAGCCGTGACGCCGTGCTCAGCGATGTGTTCGAAGCCGTGCTGGCCTCCGTGTACGAAGACGGCGGCTATGCCGCGGCCCGGAAGGTCGTGCTCCGCATCTTCGGGGGGCTGCTGGACGAGGTCTGCGTGGGCAGGCCCAAGACCAAGGATTTCAAGACCAGTTTGCAGGAACGGTCGGTGGCCCTTTTCCACGACCGCCCTGTCTATACGACCCTGGCCTGTGAAGGCCCGGAACACGCCCGGCACTTCACCGTGCAGGTCTCCCTGCCCTCGGGGCAGCAGTTCACGGCCTGCGGCAGCAGCTGCAAGAAGGCCGAGCAGGAGGCCGCCCGCCTGGCCCTGTGCGCGCTGGATGCGCAGGGATAGGCTGCAGGGTGGATGTTTTTTGAGGGGGGAAGGGAACCTTTTGGCTGGCGCACAAAAAGGTTCCCTTCCCCCCTCAAGCTCCCCCCATCCTTCCCAAACGCGCTTTACTATGGAGGATGGCGGATGGCTGCCTGTGGCAAAGTTGCCGCTACTGATGGTCCCCCGAAAAAATGTTGAGCTTGGCCTGTGCTGGTCAGGCTTTTTGTTTTTCTTTTTTCTTTTTTCTTTCTTCTTCTTCTTCTTCTTCTTCTTTCTCTTTTGCTGGCAGGTGGATGGGAGGCCATAAAAAAGGACAGCCGTACGGCTGTCCTTTTTTATGGCTTTGGGGAAAGCGTATGGGGAAGAGGAGCGACCGGATGCTGGTCGGCCTGTACCCCGTTCATCGCGGACGTTACAGGCTGCAAGAGCGGTACTGCCCCTGGGAGAGAACTTTCAGGCGAGGAAGAGGGATTCCCTTGCCGCCTTAAAGGTACAGATGCGGCAACACCTCGCGGGAATCCAGCCAGATGGTCACGGGGCCCCAGTTGACGAGGTGGACGCGCATGTCCGCGCCGAACACGCCCGCGGGCACGGGGCGGCCGCTCTCTTCACTGACTTTGCGGGTGAAGCGCTCGAACATCCCGCGGGACCAGGCGGGATCGCCGGCATGGGAGAAGGAAGGACGGCGGCCCTTGCGGCAGTCGGCATAGAGGGTGAACTGGGGCACCAGCAGGACATCGGCCCCGCAGTCCCGGGCGGAGCGGTCGAATTTGTCGCTGCGGTCTCCTTCACCGGGAAAGATGCGCAGATCCAGCAGCTTGCGCGCCATGCCCCCGAAAACAGGGCTGAGATGGAAGTCCGGGCCGTCCTCCTCGCCAAAGCCGGTCAGGACCAGCAGGCCCTTGCCGATGGCGCCGGTGGTCTGTCCGTCCACAGTGACGGCCGCTTCAAGGACACGCTGGATCAGGAGTCGCATCGGTCCTCCCCGGGGGTCGCCGCAGCGTCCTGCCGGGCGGCGTGGCGGGCAGTTTTCTGGGCCTGCCTGGCCATCTCTTCTTCGCGCAGGGCGCGGCGCAGGACCTTGCCCACGATGGTCTTGGGCAGTTCATCGCGGAATTCCACCAGGCGGGGCACCTTGTAGGAGGCCAGGCGCTGGCGGCACCAGCCCACGATGTCGGCCTTGGTCAGTTCCACGCCGGGACGGGGCACGATGTAGGCCTTGAGGGCCTCGCCGCGCACACCGTCGGGGATGCCGACGCTCACGCCTTCCAGTACGTCGGGGTGTTCCAGCAGGACCTCGTCCACTTCGCGGGGATAGACGTTGTAACCGCCCACGATGACCATGTCCTTCTTGCGGTCCATGATGAAGAAATAGCCTTCCTCGTCCATGACGGCCAGGTCGCCGGTATAGAGCCAGCCGTTGCGCAGGGCGCTGGCGGTCTCGTCGGGCAGGTGCCAGTAGCCCTGCATGACCTGCGGGCCGCGGATGACCAGTTCGCCCAGTTTGCCCACGGGCAGGGGCGCGGTGCCGCTTTCGCTGTCCACGATGCGGGCATCGGTGCCGGGCAGGGGCATGCCGATGGAGCCTTCCTTCTGTCTGCTGTCCTCGCGGGGATTGATGTGGGTGATGGGCGAGGCTTCCGTCAGGCCGTAGCCTTCAAGGATGATGGCACCGGTCAGCTCCTGGAAGCGGCGGAAGGTGTCCCGGGGCAGGGGCGCGGAACCGGAAATGCAGAGCTTGATACAGGTCAGGTCGTACTGCCCCAGGGTCTTTTGCTGCAGCAGGGAGCTGTAGATGGCGGGCGCACCGGGGAAGACCGTGGGACGGTGCTTGCCGATGAGGTGCAGCACGTCCTGGGGCACATAGCGGGGCAGGGGCAGCACCGTGGCGGCCAGGGCGGCCGGGATGGTCATGCCGGTGGTCAGGCCGTAGACATGGAAGAAGGGCAGCAGGCCCACGAAGCGGTGCCCGGTCTCGGCGGTCTCCTGGATGATGCTCAGGATCTGGCGGCAGTTGGTGCCCAGATTGCTGTGGGTCAGGGCCACGCCCTTGGGGATGCCGGTGGTGCCGCCGGTATACTGCAGCAGTGCGGGGGTGTGCTGCGGATCGGCGATGGGCTCGCTCAGGGGCTGGGCGCCCCTGCTGAAGTCCTTCCAGGCGATGACCTTGTCATCATAGGGGATGGGGACGGCCTTCTGGCGCCCTTTGGTGAAACGGTAGATGAGGTTCAGCGGGAAGGAAAGGGCGTCGGCGATACCGGTGACCACATAGGTCCTGACGGGCAGCCGGTCGCGCAGGGGTGCCACGCGGGGCCAGAGCATGTCCAGCAGGATGAGGCATTCGGCACCGGCGTCGTTGAGGTTCTGGAGCAGCTCCCGTTCCATGTAGAGGGGGTTGACCATCACGGCCACGGCCCCGCATTTGACCACGCCCCAGAAGGCGATCATGGTCTGGGGCAGGTTGGGCAGCATGACGGCCACGCGCTGGCCCGGCTGGATGCCCGCGCGGCGCAGGGCGCCGGCAAAGCGTTCCACGGCCTCGTGCAGGGCCTTGTAGCTCAGGCGGGTATTCTGGAAGATCAGGGCCGGGCGCTTGGGATAGCGCGCGGCGGCCTCGTCCAGCAGGCTGTACAGGGGCTGGTCGAAGACGCTGACGGTACGGGGAACGGACGGTTCGTAATGGGAGAACCAGGGACGGTGCAGCTCGGGGGTCATGCCATTTCCTTGGTGTTGCGCAGATGAGGTGAAAGCTGGAACGCCGTGGCCACGGCGTAGGCCTTGATGCCTTCACAGGCACCGGTGAACCCCAGCTTTTCTTCCGTGGTGGCCTTGATGTTGACCGCATCCGGGCCCAGGCCCAGCAGGCGGGCCACGTTCTTGCGGATCTCTTCACGGTGGGGCGCCAGCCTGGGGGTCTGGGCCACGACGGTCAGGTCCACATGGCAGAGGGTCAGGCCGGCATCCCGGAAGCGTTCCAGCACGTCGTCCAGAAGGACGGCAGAGGAAATATTGTCGAAACGGGCGTCGGCATCAGGGAAAAGACGGCCGATGTCGCCCAGGGCCGCGCAGCCCAGCAGGGCGTCCATCAGGGCATGGAGCAGGACGTCGCCGTCGGAATGGGCGATGACCTCGGGAGCATTGGGGATGATGATGCCGCCCAGCTTCATGGGGCGGCCGCTGCCGTAGCGGTGGACGTCGTAGCCCATGCCCACGCGCGGCACCGGCATGACGGGGGAGCGTTCTTCCAGCAAGGCAAGGTCCTCGGGATGGGTGATCTTGATATTGGCGGCTTCGCCCGGCACTACCAGCACGGGGTGCCCGTGGGCTTCCATAAGGGCGGCATCGTCCGTGGCCGCGCGTCCGGCGGCGCTTTCGTGGCGGGCGGCAGCGTGGGCGGCCAGCAGGGGGGGCAGGGCAAAGCCCTGGGGGGTCTGCACGGCGCGCAGCCGGGCACGGGGCGGTGTGTCCGTCACAAGATCGTCGCAGACGACCTTTATGGTATCCGTGACGGCAAGGCCCGGGATGACGGCCACAGCCCCCGCGGCAAGCGCATCGCAGACACGGTGGACCAGGGCCGCGCCCATGAAGGGGCGCGCGCTGTCATGCACCAGCACGTGCGCGGCTTCCCGGGGCAGGGCGGCCAGGCCGTGGCGCACGGAGTCCTGACGTTCCGCGCCGCCGGCCACGGCCAGCCAGGGGATGCCGGGGTCCTCGTCGCGGGCCAGCTGTTCCAGGCGTCGCTGTTCTTCTTCCAGGCAGTCCTGGGGGAAGACAAAAACAAGGCCCGCCACGGCCCCGGAACGGGACAGCGTGCGGGCTGAGTGCCAGTAAAGGGGAAGCCCTTTCCAGAGCAGGAACTGTTTGGAACGGCCGCCTGTGGCGGCGGACAGGCGTTTGCCCTGTCCTGCGGCCAGAACGAGGGCCCAGGGACGGACGGGAATTCGTGTCATGCTGCACTCGCAAAAAAAACAGGCAGGAGTCGGACGATAAGCCGGGTTCTGTTCGCACCGGGGGTGCGCGATCGCCATTCCTCTAGAAGAGCAGTTGCCTGCCCTCTCAAGCAGCCTACCCGGAAGGTATGGCCGGGCCAGCCTCCTTCCCTATTTGGCCTTGCTCCAGACGGGGTATGCCGAGCATGCCGTGTCACCACGGCATCTGGTGGTCTCTTACTCCACCGTTTCACCCTTACCCGGCCGGTACGGGACCGGCCGGGCGGTTTGCTTTCTGTGGCGCTGTCCGAAGGTCGCCCTTCCTGGACGTTATCCAGCGTCCTGCCCTGTGGAGCCCGGACTTTCCTCTCCGGGCCGATGCCCGCAGCGGCGATCTGTCCGGCTCCTGCCTGTTGATTTTTAGTCCACCAGAGTCTTGGGTTTGGCCGGAGCGGCCTGCAGTTCCATATCCGGGAAGTGCTCGTTCCAGAAGATCAGGCGCTGGCAGTTGGGGCAGCTCAGGATCTGCTGGCCGCGCTGCAGTTCGATGAAGGACTGCGGCGGGATGGCGATGTGGCAGCCGGAGCAGATGCCTTCGCGCACACCGACGATGACGGGATGCTCAAGACGCTTGCGGATGAATTCGTAACGCACGAAGACGGGCTGGGGGATGACGCCGGCGGCGTGCTGGCGTTTTTCTTCCAGTTCGGCCAGCTTGGCCTGGGCCATCTGGATCTTTTCTTCCAGGCCGTCGCGGCGCACTTCCAGTTCGGCCTGGAGGGCACCGTGGGTCAGATCGAGCTCGGCCAGGGCTTCGTTCTGGCGCTGCACCTCTTCCATGAGGGTCATCTTTTCTTCCTCACGGGAGCGGTTGATCTTTTCCATGCTGTCCATTTCGCGCATCATGGCATGGTATTCGCGCGTGTTTTCCACCTGCATGAGCTTGTTCTTGCTCTTCCTGATGCGGGCGGAATCATCGTCGATCTCCATGGCGAGGCGCTTCTGCTGTTCCTGCAGGTGGGTCAGTTTTTCCACGATGCGTTCGCGCTGGGCGTTGCTGGCATCGAATTTGGCCTGCAGCTCGTCCAGCTGGCGGGGAGCGGATTCCAGTTCCTGACGCACGGCAAAGATGGCGTCATCCACTTTCTGCAGCTCGACAAGCTGGCGGATCTGGTCAAGGTAGACAGCGGTGCTCATGGGTTTCCTCCTAGAGAACGCGGGGACGGACAGGCTGAAAAGGGGAGGCCGAGGGCACGAAGACGACTTCGAGCGCCGGGCAGGCGTGCTGCAGATGGATGGCGGCACGCCGCATCATTTCTTCTTCCAGGCTGTGATGGCCCACGTCGAAAAGACAAAGTTGGGTATCCAGCGCCGTATGGTATTTGACGTCGCCGGTGATGAAAATGTCGGCACCCGCGGCACGGGCTTCCTCCAGCAGGGAGGAACCCGAGCCGGTGCAGTAGGCCACGCGCCGGATACGGCCCGGGCAGGGGCCGCTGACGGTGGCGGTGCCCAGGTCGATGTGCGCGGCCAGCATGCCGGCCAGCTGTTGCAGGTCCACGGATTCGGCCAGATCGCCGGCCAGGCCGAAACCGTGCGGCAGATCCCCGGTTCCCGGGCCGGTGGGTTCCAGGACGGCCAGGTTGTCCAGGTGCAGTTCACGGGCCAGCCAGGACACCGGGCCGTCGCTGTTGACATCCAGCGAGGTGTGCGCGGCATAGAGCGGCACGTCGTTGCCCAGCAGCAGGCGCAGGACATCGTGATAATGGTCGATGCGGTTGGGCAGCGAAGGTTTGAGCGCCAGCGGATGATGGCTGAGGATGCACTGCGCACCGAGCTCGAGCGCGGCCGCGATGGAGGCCGGGCTCGGGTCGAGGCAGACAGCCAGACGCGTGGCGTCGGTCCTGTGGGCGGCCACCTGCAGGCCCGAAGCGTCCCAGGACGCGGCGCCCTGCAGGGGGGCCATCTGTTCGATGGTGGAAATGATCTCTGCTATATGCATCTCTCTCCCTCACAGTAAAAAAGCACTTCCCTGAAACCAGAAAAGTGCTTTCAAAAGCAAAGGGCGGCAGGCTCGCTGCAAATGATCGACACCTGTGTCTGCGACCACTGGGGCCGTAACCGGCAAAACGGTTCAGCGAATCTATCCGGCCCTGAGGCCGCTGTCAAGCGGGAAGTCCCCTTCCTTATATATTAAAGGGCACGCAGGTAGCGCACGGCGTTGGAGAACAGCTGGGTGGCCGGGGGCACATCAATGGAGCCGCGGGTCCAGGTGGGGTAGTTGGTCACATGGTGGAAGGCCTCGGGATGGGGCATGAGGCCCAGCACGCGCCCGCTGGGATCCGTCAGGCCGGCGATGGCCAGGCTGGAGCCGTTGGGGTTGAGCGGGTATTCCATGGTGGCCTTGCCGGTCTCGGGATCGGCATACTGCAGGGCGATGAGGTTTTCATCGGCCAGGCGCTGCAGGGTGGCGTCGTCACGGGCGATGAGCTTGCCCTCGCCGTGACGCACGGGCATGGCCATCATGGGCAGGTCCCTAGTGAAGACACAGGGGCTCTTGGGGTTGGGCAGCAGATGCACCCAGCGGTCTTCGTAACGGGCGGAGTCGTTGTGGCTCAGGGAGACCTGGCGTTCGAAGCGGTTGTTGTCCAGGGCGGGCAGCACGCCCAGCTTGACCAGCAGCTGGAAGCCGTTGCAGATGCCCAGGATCAGTTTGCCGTCGTTGATGAATTCGGTCAGGGACTGGAGCAGGGGGGTGCCCGTGCTGTCCTTGAGATAGCGCCAGCGCATGCTGGCGGCCTGGGCGGCGCCCAGGTCGTCACCATCCAGGAACCCGCCGGGGAACACAAGGAAGTGGTAATCGCTCAGGCGGACTTTGGCGGCCACGATATCGGAAAAATGCACGACATCGGCGCGGTCAGCACCCGCGAGACGGGCAGCGTGGGCTGTTTCGAGATGGGAATTGGTGCCATAGCCGGTGATGACGAGAGTATTGACTGTGCCCATGCGGCAGGAGCCTCCTTGCAAGCGGTAGCCACAAAGGGCCACTATGGAAATGGAAAAAGAGACTACCTGCAAAGTTTATAATAGTCAATGCTGGTAAAATGATCCAGATTGGTGTAAAACCTCCCGATTGCGCGAGGGCGGCTCGTCCGCGTGCAGCACATGCGGTCCGGACCACGGTCCGCTGTATGTCATCAAAAGGTAGGAGTTCATGAAAACCAAGTTCATTTTTGTTACGGGCGGTGTGTTGTCTTCCCTGGGCAAGGGCCTTGCCGCGGCTTCGCTGGGCGCCCTGCTGCAGACCCGGGGACTTTCCGTCACCATCCAAAAGCTGGATCCGTATATCAATGTTGACCCCGGCACCATGAATCCCTTCCAGCACGGCGAAGTGTTCGTGACCGATGACGGGGCCGAGACCGACCTGGACCTGGGCCACTACGAACGTTACCTCAACGTGCCCATGTCGCGCAAGAACAACACCACTTCCGGCGCCATCTACAACCACGTGATCGCCAAGGAACGCCGGGGCGACTACCTGGGCGGCACCGTGCAGGTGATCCCCCACATCACCGACGAGATCAAGCATACCGTGCTTTCCCTGGCCGAAGGTGACAATGCCCCTGACGTGGCCATCATCGAGATCGGCGGCACCGTGGGCGACATCGAGGGCCTGCCTTTCCTGGAGGCCATCCGCCAGCTCAAGTCCGAGCTGGGCCGTGACAACTGCCTGAACATCCACCTGACGCTGGTGCCCTACCTCAAGGCCGCCGGTGAGCACAAGACCAAGCCCACCCAGCACAGCGTCAAGGAGCTGCTTTCCATCGGCATCCAGCCCGACATCATCCTCTGCCGCTGCGAGCACAGCATCCCCGAGGAGATGCGCCGCAAGATCGCCCTGTTCTGCAACGTGGACCAGGATGCCGTCTTCTCCTCCGTGGATGTGGGCAACATCTATGAAGTGCCCCTGCGTTTCTATGAGGAGGGCTTTGACCAGAAAGTGGCCATCATGCTGCGACTGCCCGCGCGTAACGCCCATCTGGAAGACTGGAAGAAGCTGGTCTACGACTGCGCCAATCCCCAGGGCAGCGTGACCATCGCCATCGTGGGCAAGTATGTGGACCTGAAGGAAGCCTACAAGAGCCTGCACGAAGCCCTGATCCACGGCGGTGTGGCCAACCGCGTTTCCGTGAACCTGCGTTACGTCAATTCCGAGAACGTGGACGACAGCAACGTGGCCGCCACCTTTGCCGGCTGCGACGGCATCCTGGTGCCCGGCGGCTTCGGCTATCGCGGCGTGGAGGGCAAGATCGCCGCCATCCGCTATGCCCGCGAAAACCGCATCCCCTTCTTCGGCATCTGTCTGGGCATGCAGTGCGCTGTCATCGAGTTCGCCCGCCATGTGGCCGGCCTGGAAGACGCCAATTCCGAAGAGTTCGATCCCCTGAGCGCCCACAAGGTCATCTACCTGATGACCGAATGGTTCGACTTCCGCACCAAGAACCTGGAAAAGCGCGATGCCGAGAGCGACAAGGGCGGCACCATGCGTCTGGGCGCCTACCCCTGCAAGATCATCCCCGGTACCCGCGCCTTTGAGGCCTACGGCAAGGAGCTGGTGGAGGAACGCCACCGCCACCGCTACGAATTCAACAACGCTTTCAAGGATCTGCTGGAAGAGAAGGGCATGGTCTTCAGCGGTACCGCTCCCGACGGCTCCCTGATGGAGATCGTGG
This is a stretch of genomic DNA from Desulfovibrio piger. It encodes these proteins:
- a CDS encoding long-chain-fatty-acid--CoA ligase, giving the protein MTPELHRPWFSHYEPSVPRTVSVFDQPLYSLLDEAAARYPKRPALIFQNTRLSYKALHEAVERFAGALRRAGIQPGQRVAVMLPNLPQTMIAFWGVVKCGAVAVMVNPLYMERELLQNLNDAGAECLILLDMLWPRVAPLRDRLPVRTYVVTGIADALSFPLNLIYRFTKGRQKAVPIPYDDKVIAWKDFSRGAQPLSEPIADPQHTPALLQYTGGTTGIPKGVALTHSNLGTNCRQILSIIQETAETGHRFVGLLPFFHVYGLTTGMTIPAALAATVLPLPRYVPQDVLHLIGKHRPTVFPGAPAIYSSLLQQKTLGQYDLTCIKLCISGSAPLPRDTFRRFQELTGAIILEGYGLTEASPITHINPREDSRQKEGSIGMPLPGTDARIVDSESGTAPLPVGKLGELVIRGPQVMQGYWHLPDETASALRNGWLYTGDLAVMDEEGYFFIMDRKKDMVIVGGYNVYPREVDEVLLEHPDVLEGVSVGIPDGVRGEALKAYIVPRPGVELTKADIVGWCRQRLASYKVPRLVEFRDELPKTIVGKVLRRALREEEMARQAQKTARHAARQDAAATPGEDRCDS
- a CDS encoding phosphoribosylformylglycinamidine synthase subunit PurQ, producing MGTVNTLVITGYGTNSHLETAHAARLAGADRADVVHFSDIVAAKVRLSDYHFLVFPGGFLDGDDLGAAQAASMRWRYLKDSTGTPLLQSLTEFINDGKLILGICNGFQLLVKLGVLPALDNNRFERQVSLSHNDSARYEDRWVHLLPNPKSPCVFTRDLPMMAMPVRHGEGKLIARDDATLQRLADENLIALQYADPETGKATMEYPLNPNGSSLAIAGLTDPSGRVLGLMPHPEAFHHVTNYPTWTRGSIDVPPATQLFSNAVRYLRAL
- a CDS encoding Nif3-like dinuclear metal center hexameric protein produces the protein MHIAEIISTIEQMAPLQGAASWDASGLQVAAHRTDATRLAVCLDPSPASIAAALELGAQCILSHHPLALKPSLPNRIDHYHDVLRLLLGNDVPLYAAHTSLDVNSDGPVSWLARELHLDNLAVLEPTGPGTGDLPHGFGLAGDLAESVDLQQLAGMLAAHIDLGTATVSGPCPGRIRRVAYCTGSGSSLLEEARAAGADIFITGDVKYHTALDTQLCLFDVGHHSLEEEMMRRAAIHLQHACPALEVVFVPSASPFQPVRPRVL
- the dtd gene encoding D-aminoacyl-tRNA deacylase; translation: MRLLIQRVLEAAVTVDGQTTGAIGKGLLVLTGFGEEDGPDFHLSPVFGGMARKLLDLRIFPGEGDRSDKFDRSARDCGADVLLVPQFTLYADCRKGRRPSFSHAGDPAWSRGMFERFTRKVSEESGRPVPAGVFGADMRVHLVNWGPVTIWLDSREVLPHLYL
- a CDS encoding CTP synthase, translating into MKTKFIFVTGGVLSSLGKGLAAASLGALLQTRGLSVTIQKLDPYINVDPGTMNPFQHGEVFVTDDGAETDLDLGHYERYLNVPMSRKNNTTSGAIYNHVIAKERRGDYLGGTVQVIPHITDEIKHTVLSLAEGDNAPDVAIIEIGGTVGDIEGLPFLEAIRQLKSELGRDNCLNIHLTLVPYLKAAGEHKTKPTQHSVKELLSIGIQPDIILCRCEHSIPEEMRRKIALFCNVDQDAVFSSVDVGNIYEVPLRFYEEGFDQKVAIMLRLPARNAHLEDWKKLVYDCANPQGSVTIAIVGKYVDLKEAYKSLHEALIHGGVANRVSVNLRYVNSENVDDSNVAATFAGCDGILVPGGFGYRGVEGKIAAIRYARENRIPFFGICLGMQCAVIEFARHVAGLEDANSEEFDPLSAHKVIYLMTEWFDFRTKNLEKRDAESDKGGTMRLGAYPCKIIPGTRAFEAYGKELVEERHRHRYEFNNAFKDLLEEKGMVFSGTAPDGSLMEIVELPDHPWFLGCQFHPEFKSRPMAAHPLFREFIKAAKDNHRK
- the ispD gene encoding 2-C-methyl-D-erythritol 4-phosphate cytidylyltransferase, with product MTRIPVRPWALVLAAGQGKRLSAATGGRSKQFLLWKGLPLYWHSARTLSRSGAVAGLVFVFPQDCLEEEQRRLEQLARDEDPGIPWLAVAGGAERQDSVRHGLAALPREAAHVLVHDSARPFMGAALVHRVCDALAAGAVAVIPGLAVTDTIKVVCDDLVTDTPPRARLRAVQTPQGFALPPLLAAHAAARHESAAGRAATDDAALMEAHGHPVLVVPGEAANIKITHPEDLALLEERSPVMPVPRVGMGYDVHRYGSGRPMKLGGIIIPNAPEVIAHSDGDVLLHALMDALLGCAALGDIGRLFPDADARFDNISSAVLLDDVLERFRDAGLTLCHVDLTVVAQTPRLAPHREEIRKNVARLLGLGPDAVNIKATTEEKLGFTGACEGIKAYAVATAFQLSPHLRNTKEMA
- the rnc gene encoding ribonuclease III — encoded protein: MEHSKKFDLSISAADLERIEQILDYHFSRPERVALALTHSSWANEHGLGQAHNERLEFLGDAVLELCISWELFTRFPQAREGDMTRVRSQLVGTTSLAQRARETGIDQLLRLGRGEEQQGGRSRDAVLSDVFEAVLASVYEDGGYAAARKVVLRIFGGLLDEVCVGRPKTKDFKTSLQERSVALFHDRPVYTTLACEGPEHARHFTVQVSLPSGQQFTACGSSCKKAEQEAARLALCALDAQG
- a CDS encoding zinc ribbon domain-containing protein translates to MSTAVYLDQIRQLVELQKVDDAIFAVRQELESAPRQLDELQAKFDASNAQRERIVEKLTHLQEQQKRLAMEIDDDSARIRKSKNKLMQVENTREYHAMMREMDSMEKINRSREEEKMTLMEEVQRQNEALAELDLTHGALQAELEVRRDGLEEKIQMAQAKLAELEEKRQHAAGVIPQPVFVRYEFIRKRLEHPVIVGVREGICSGCHIAIPPQSFIELQRGQQILSCPNCQRLIFWNEHFPDMELQAAPAKPKTLVD